The following proteins are encoded in a genomic region of Montipora foliosa isolate CH-2021 chromosome 8, ASM3666993v2, whole genome shotgun sequence:
- the LOC138013258 gene encoding homeobox protein CDX-2-like, whose product MLSSPHLLYCNCVSVPVLHCSDAYAPWYCPLPTTASEYGTCLDNAPTHRELNNVHGEPSAEECTTSRRLKFGIENILYGRPSRTDHISVHEQFPSNQELSFIARQPFPSPVRTSTRPWCRPVFTQLQRRGLEKRFQITKYVTKRERLQIGAMLGLSETQVKVWFQNRRTKWRHEAAKKEEKQKEEALKEAKEVQEKEEVANLEEEKEGKDALTDLCSSTTKESPKILKKD is encoded by the exons ATGCTTAGCTCACCCCACTTGTTGTACTGCAACTGCGTTTCGGTGCCCGTGTTGCACTGTTCCGATGCTTATGCACCATGGTATTGTCCACTTCCTACCACAGCATCCGAATACGGGACGTGTTTGGACAACGCGCCCACACACAGAGAGCTGAACAACGTACATGGCGAACCTAGCGCCGAAGAATGCACCACTAGTCGAAGACTCAAGTTTGGAATTGAAAATATACTTTATGGGAGACCATCGCGAACGG ACCACATCTCAGTTCATGAGCAATTCCCGTCCAATCAAGAACTTAGTTTCATTGCTCGTCAACCCTTCCCTTCGCCCGTGCGCACTTCCACTCGCCCATGGTGTCGCCCAGTCTTCACGCAATTGCAGCGGAGGGGCCTGGAAAAACGCTTCCAGATAACCAAATACGTGACTAAGAGAGAACGGCTTCAGATAGGCGCCATGTTGGGTTTGAGCGAAACACAGGTGAAAGTTTGGTTTCAGAACAGAAGAACGAAATGGAGGCATGAGGCagcgaaaaaagaagaaaaacaaaaagaagaagcGTTAAAAGAAGCCAAGGAAGTGCAAGAAAAGGAGGAAGTAGCAAATTTAGAAGAAGAGAAAGAGGGAAAAGATGCATTGACAGATTTGTGCTCATCGACGACCAAGGAATCGCCGAAAATACTCAAAAAAGACTGA